In Asanoa sp. WMMD1127, one genomic interval encodes:
- a CDS encoding adenylate/guanylate cyclase domain-containing protein: MTCPVCGTVAIPGARFCHNCGAALPAAASLPAAERRVVTVLFGDLSDFTSWSENVDPERVGAVTDRVLAALAGAVKTFGGHVDKLTGDGIMAVFGAPVAHEDDAERAVRAALSMQRAVRRVLDDERGGGAPLGLRVGLNTGDVVAGIQAAIEYTVIGDTVNTAARLADAAAVGAVYAGASTFARTRRVASWRQLRPLRLKGKRDPVEAYELLGLHDAPGTRSGLGEEAPFVGREAELGRLAGRLAEVVDQGQPAVMLMTAEAGIGKTRFAGEAERLASGYDVGPARFATRTGARVLSVRCAAFGERRRLAPLADLVRAAIGAPADNGTPPTKAVVEERLRRLTTRLARLPDAPPIASDLLLALLGHGELPAAVPPVPGEWSGDIPGADAAAVPAAVAALLTGLAAETPLMVVVDDLHDATPETIEALGVMLSRLAGPALVLLLGRPELVRTAGALTRLADAEVVTLPPLRGADAARLLSSYLSGGKLPQPDNDGLLATAQGNPFYLAELVTLLIERGALTKVSVDGGGEKRWRLAAGSLTSRLLSRDLAAVLAARIDALPGDARGVLRDAAVIGDQVPRGTLEALREHYAGRAGRPAAVVAVELERAVDELLQRRMLQRTRGGYAFSTPLMHEAAYSGIGKADLAERHAFLAKWAAPTAPTTVVVGRRPVAVDGATADPGSWSDGDRDAFIAHHAERAVALADSVGLRPDAAARTVVPLGIAALSRAARRAAAAGEPTTAVEYAEREAALAGDALPVADRLVHARALQQTGRVSEALSYAEKIAANSADPSARAGALLLAGRAHRSLGDFARAQVMWRDALQVATDANLPGPRAEAMRRLGMADFLQGKLAQASSRFAAAYQVNVAAADERGQAWSLQNLAWVTTTRGDFAGADAVLARAARLFAQLGDPVGRAWLRGTTAYARLLAGRLSEARRLARIFLPFGERVGEAWAVGTLRAVEAFAAAELGDLAEADREARRAYRDFAAASDDWGRGFALVVRGVVARGLGEPQHATDLLTDAAAYAHRIGHPLLMGMAGTLRGFVALDRGDLDAAEADARSVITAVEPHNPLAPAQVGPRVLLSAARCRAGDTTTAIGLLAPIASASGTPSLLFSRQQALAAYASALLAAGRCEQALDWAQRAAAVPAEDVRSRVIGAEVLARALDTAGRHTEALAAAERAVDLSFSTEQTSERARAKALQASLYPTAPPRSLA; this comes from the coding sequence GTGACGTGTCCCGTGTGCGGCACGGTCGCCATACCCGGCGCCCGTTTCTGCCACAACTGCGGAGCCGCCCTGCCCGCGGCGGCGAGCCTGCCCGCTGCCGAGCGGCGGGTCGTAACCGTACTCTTCGGCGATCTGTCTGATTTCACCTCTTGGTCAGAAAACGTCGACCCCGAGCGGGTCGGCGCCGTGACCGACCGCGTGCTGGCCGCCCTGGCCGGCGCGGTGAAGACGTTCGGCGGCCACGTCGACAAGCTGACCGGCGACGGAATCATGGCCGTCTTCGGCGCACCCGTCGCGCACGAGGACGACGCGGAGCGCGCGGTCCGCGCCGCCCTGTCGATGCAGCGCGCGGTGCGCCGGGTGCTGGACGACGAGCGCGGCGGCGGCGCGCCGCTCGGCCTGCGGGTCGGCCTCAACACCGGCGACGTGGTCGCCGGCATTCAGGCCGCGATCGAATACACGGTCATCGGCGACACGGTCAACACCGCCGCCCGGCTCGCCGACGCGGCCGCGGTCGGCGCCGTCTACGCCGGCGCGAGCACGTTCGCCCGCACCCGGCGGGTCGCCTCCTGGCGGCAGCTGCGCCCGCTCCGGCTCAAGGGCAAGCGCGACCCGGTCGAGGCCTACGAGCTGCTGGGCCTGCACGACGCCCCGGGCACCCGGTCGGGTCTCGGCGAGGAGGCGCCGTTCGTCGGTCGCGAGGCCGAGCTGGGCCGGCTCGCCGGCCGGCTGGCCGAGGTGGTCGACCAGGGTCAGCCCGCCGTCATGCTGATGACCGCCGAGGCCGGCATCGGCAAGACCCGGTTCGCGGGCGAGGCCGAGCGGCTGGCCTCCGGCTACGACGTCGGTCCCGCGCGGTTCGCCACTCGCACCGGCGCCCGCGTGCTCTCGGTGCGCTGCGCCGCCTTTGGTGAGCGTCGCCGGCTGGCGCCGCTGGCCGATCTGGTGCGGGCCGCGATCGGTGCCCCCGCCGACAACGGCACCCCGCCCACCAAGGCGGTCGTCGAAGAGCGGCTGCGCCGGCTGACCACCCGGCTCGCCCGGCTGCCCGACGCCCCGCCGATCGCGTCCGACCTCCTGCTGGCCCTGCTGGGCCACGGCGAGCTGCCGGCGGCCGTCCCGCCGGTGCCGGGCGAGTGGTCCGGCGACATCCCCGGTGCCGACGCCGCCGCCGTCCCGGCCGCGGTGGCCGCCCTGCTCACCGGCCTCGCCGCCGAGACACCGCTGATGGTGGTGGTCGACGACCTGCACGACGCGACGCCCGAGACCATCGAGGCGCTCGGCGTGATGCTGTCGCGGCTCGCCGGCCCGGCCCTGGTGCTGCTGCTCGGCCGGCCCGAGCTCGTGCGCACGGCCGGCGCGCTGACCCGGCTGGCCGACGCCGAGGTGGTCACGCTGCCTCCGCTGCGCGGCGCGGACGCGGCCCGGCTGCTCTCGTCCTATCTCAGCGGTGGCAAGCTGCCGCAACCCGACAACGACGGCCTGCTGGCCACCGCCCAGGGCAACCCGTTCTACCTCGCCGAGCTGGTCACCTTGCTGATCGAGCGCGGTGCCCTGACCAAGGTCAGCGTCGACGGCGGTGGCGAGAAGCGCTGGCGGCTGGCCGCCGGCTCGCTGACCAGCCGACTGCTCTCCCGCGACCTGGCCGCCGTGCTCGCCGCCCGCATCGACGCGCTGCCGGGCGACGCCCGGGGAGTGCTGCGCGACGCCGCGGTGATCGGCGACCAGGTGCCCCGCGGCACCCTCGAGGCGTTGCGCGAGCACTACGCGGGCCGGGCCGGGCGACCGGCCGCGGTGGTCGCCGTCGAGCTCGAACGCGCCGTCGACGAACTCCTCCAGCGCCGCATGCTGCAGCGCACCCGCGGCGGCTACGCGTTCAGCACACCGCTGATGCACGAGGCGGCCTACTCCGGCATCGGCAAGGCCGACCTGGCCGAGCGGCACGCCTTCCTCGCCAAGTGGGCGGCGCCGACCGCACCGACCACGGTGGTCGTCGGGCGCCGGCCGGTCGCGGTCGACGGGGCCACCGCCGACCCCGGCAGCTGGTCCGACGGCGACCGCGACGCGTTCATCGCCCACCACGCCGAGCGCGCCGTCGCCCTCGCCGACAGTGTCGGTCTCCGCCCCGACGCGGCCGCCCGCACCGTCGTACCCCTGGGCATCGCCGCCTTGAGCCGGGCTGCCCGCCGCGCGGCCGCGGCCGGCGAGCCCACCACGGCCGTCGAATACGCCGAGCGCGAGGCCGCCCTGGCCGGCGACGCGCTGCCGGTCGCCGACCGCCTCGTGCACGCCCGGGCCCTGCAGCAGACGGGGCGGGTGAGCGAGGCCCTGTCCTACGCGGAGAAGATCGCCGCCAACTCGGCCGACCCGAGCGCCCGGGCCGGCGCCCTGCTACTCGCCGGCCGGGCTCACCGGTCGCTCGGCGACTTCGCCCGCGCCCAGGTGATGTGGCGCGACGCGCTGCAGGTGGCCACCGACGCCAACCTGCCCGGCCCGCGCGCCGAGGCGATGCGCCGGCTCGGCATGGCCGACTTCCTGCAGGGCAAGCTGGCCCAGGCGAGCAGCCGGTTCGCGGCGGCCTACCAGGTCAACGTGGCGGCCGCCGACGAGCGCGGGCAGGCCTGGTCGCTGCAGAATCTGGCCTGGGTGACCACCACCCGGGGCGACTTCGCCGGCGCCGACGCGGTGCTGGCCCGGGCGGCGCGGCTGTTCGCGCAGCTCGGCGACCCGGTCGGCCGGGCCTGGCTGCGCGGCACCACCGCCTACGCCCGCCTGCTGGCCGGTCGCCTCTCCGAGGCCCGCCGGCTGGCCCGCATCTTCCTGCCGTTCGGCGAGCGCGTCGGCGAGGCGTGGGCGGTCGGCACCCTGCGCGCGGTCGAGGCGTTCGCCGCCGCCGAGCTGGGCGACCTGGCCGAAGCCGACCGCGAGGCCCGCCGCGCCTACCGCGACTTCGCGGCCGCCTCCGACGACTGGGGCCGCGGCTTCGCGCTCGTCGTCCGGGGTGTGGTGGCCCGGGGGCTGGGCGAGCCACAGCACGCGACCGATTTGCTGACCGATGCGGCGGCTTATGCCCATCGGATCGGTCATCCGCTGCTCATGGGCATGGCCGGCACGCTCCGCGGCTTCGTGGCGCTCGACCGGGGTGACCTCGACGCCGCCGAGGCCGACGCCCGCTCCGTGATCACCGCGGTCGAGCCGCACAACCCGCTGGCGCCGGCCCAGGTCGGCCCGCGGGTGCTGCTCTCCGCCGCCCGCTGCCGGGCCGGCGACACGACCACGGCGATCGGCCTACTCGCACCGATCGCGTCGGCCAGCGGCACGCCTTCCTTGCTGTTTTCGCGGCAACAGGCGCTGGCGGCCTATGCGTCGGCGCTGCTCGCCGCGGGCCGCTGCGAGCAGGCGCTGGACTGGGCGCAACGCGCCGCCGCCGTGCCGGCCGAAGACGTCCGCAGCCGGGTGATCGGCGCGGAGGTGCTGGCGCGGGCACTGGACACGGCGGGCCGGCACACGGAGGCGCTGGCCGCGGCCGAGCGGGCCGTCGACCTGTCGTTCTCGACGGAGCAGACCAGCGAACGGGCCCGCGCCAAGGCCCTCCAGGCATCCCTCTACCCGACGGCGCCGCCGCGGTCGCTCGCCTAG
- a CDS encoding serine/threonine-protein kinase, protein MNGTSPGALPLPVVPGLTDLSVFARGGYATVYRATQASVGREVAVKVENRTLDTERDQRRFLREARAAGRMSSHPHVVDLFDAGVTADRHPYLIMELCDGSYAERMKSSPLSAAEARDVGVKIADALADAHQLGVLHRDVKPANILYSRFNEPALADFGLAVLAEVRDSSVTLEVLTPAYAAPEMFRHSEPSPGVDVYALSATLYAIMRGKPPRWREDRDPSLVTLMEMFSERIPDLPGVPPAFLDLLRHGMANDPADRPSAEELRDRLAALPADGFGPARPISGAPTSGASASGGPVSGAPVSGAPVSGGATPSRPVSGGPSVYVSRSYASPAPAQPSADDHPTVPGSRRGRRRWWLGGFGMVALIAIGGLTTWYAASRPDTDPIGAPTPVPTASVRLGGGQALPGCLIPLPAEGRCPDELECFDEAAAEQVPCAGPHTWETFAVGEAPVALTAVDRPTLRADPTVRQVCGRSSFMAATTLMSTEGWTLDVRPPDKTALAAGDRTYRCLASRGPDALEKPTLTG, encoded by the coding sequence GTGAATGGCACATCACCTGGCGCACTCCCCCTGCCAGTTGTGCCTGGTTTGACCGACTTGTCGGTGTTCGCCAGGGGCGGTTATGCGACCGTCTACCGGGCGACCCAGGCGTCGGTCGGCCGCGAGGTCGCCGTCAAGGTCGAGAACCGCACCCTCGACACCGAGCGCGACCAACGCCGGTTCCTGCGCGAGGCCCGCGCGGCCGGCCGGATGTCGTCCCATCCGCACGTCGTGGACCTCTTCGACGCCGGCGTCACCGCCGACCGGCACCCCTACCTGATCATGGAGCTCTGCGACGGCTCGTACGCCGAGCGCATGAAAAGCTCTCCGCTCTCCGCCGCCGAGGCGCGCGACGTCGGCGTCAAGATCGCGGACGCGCTGGCCGACGCCCACCAGCTCGGCGTGCTCCACCGCGACGTCAAGCCGGCCAACATCCTCTACTCACGCTTCAACGAGCCGGCGTTGGCGGACTTCGGCCTCGCGGTGCTGGCCGAGGTACGCGACTCGTCGGTGACGCTGGAGGTGCTGACCCCGGCGTACGCCGCGCCCGAGATGTTCCGCCACAGCGAACCGTCGCCCGGAGTCGACGTCTACGCCCTCTCGGCGACGCTCTACGCGATCATGCGGGGCAAGCCGCCGCGCTGGCGCGAGGACCGCGACCCGAGCCTGGTCACGCTGATGGAGATGTTCAGCGAGCGGATCCCGGACCTGCCCGGCGTGCCGCCCGCGTTCCTGGACCTCCTGCGGCACGGCATGGCCAACGATCCCGCCGACCGCCCATCGGCCGAGGAGCTGCGCGACCGCCTCGCCGCCCTGCCGGCCGACGGCTTCGGGCCGGCCCGACCGATCTCCGGCGCCCCGACCTCCGGGGCCTCGGCCTCCGGCGGTCCGGTCTCTGGCGCCCCGGTCTCCGGCGCCCCGGTCTCCGGCGGCGCGACGCCGAGCCGGCCGGTTTCGGGCGGCCCGTCCGTCTACGTCTCGCGGTCCTACGCGTCGCCGGCCCCGGCGCAGCCCAGCGCCGACGACCATCCGACGGTCCCAGGGAGCCGGCGCGGCCGCCGCCGCTGGTGGCTGGGCGGTTTCGGCATGGTCGCGCTGATCGCCATCGGCGGCCTGACCACCTGGTACGCCGCCAGCCGGCCCGACACCGACCCGATCGGAGCGCCCACGCCGGTGCCGACGGCCAGCGTCCGCCTCGGCGGCGGCCAGGCCCTGCCGGGCTGTCTGATCCCGCTGCCGGCGGAGGGCCGCTGCCCCGACGAGCTCGAGTGCTTCGACGAGGCCGCCGCCGAGCAGGTCCCGTGTGCGGGCCCACACACCTGGGAGACGTTCGCGGTGGGCGAGGCGCCGGTCGCGCTGACCGCCGTCGACCGCCCGACCCTGCGCGCCGACCCGACCGTCCGCCAGGTCTGCGGCCGGTCCAGCTTCATGGCGGCGACCACCCTGATGAGCACCGAGGGCTGGACACTCGACGTGCGGCCACCGGACAAGACCGCCCTCGCGGCCGGCGACCGCACCTACCGCTGCCTGGCCAGCCGCGGCCCGGACGCCCTCGAAAAGCCAACCCTCACGGGCTGA
- a CDS encoding MBL fold metallo-hydrolase has translation MTAHVTTPAAALAERLPEWATLVRAPNPGPMTLDGTNTWVLRATAGAPAVVVDPGPLDEGHLAAIAAHGPIGTVLATHGHADHVEGLERFAELAGAPVVRDLGERELAGLRIAALPTPGHTADSICFVVSVGGERAVLTGDTILGRGTTVVAHPDGDLGDYLASLELLMAYPGHLALPGHGPALADCAVAARFYLAHRQARLEQVRQALADGAKTAEEVVFTVYADVDPSLWPAAIWSVRAQLAYLGVPSGESRRGSQGLDGP, from the coding sequence ATGACGGCCCACGTGACCACTCCGGCGGCGGCCCTGGCCGAGCGCCTGCCGGAGTGGGCCACCCTGGTCCGGGCGCCCAACCCGGGCCCGATGACGCTCGACGGCACCAACACCTGGGTTCTGCGGGCGACCGCGGGCGCCCCGGCGGTGGTGGTCGATCCCGGCCCGCTCGACGAGGGGCACCTGGCGGCCATCGCCGCGCACGGCCCGATCGGCACCGTGCTGGCCACCCATGGCCACGCCGACCACGTCGAGGGGCTCGAGCGGTTCGCCGAGCTGGCCGGCGCGCCGGTGGTCCGCGACCTCGGCGAGCGCGAGCTGGCCGGCCTCCGGATCGCCGCGCTCCCGACCCCCGGCCACACCGCCGACTCGATCTGTTTCGTGGTTTCGGTGGGTGGCGAGCGGGCAGTCCTGACCGGCGACACGATCCTCGGCCGTGGCACCACGGTGGTCGCCCATCCCGACGGCGACCTCGGCGACTACCTCGCCAGCCTGGAGCTGCTGATGGCCTACCCCGGCCACCTGGCCCTGCCCGGCCACGGCCCCGCGCTGGCCGACTGCGCCGTCGCCGCGCGGTTCTACCTGGCCCACCGGCAGGCCCGCCTCGAGCAGGTCCGGCAGGCGCTCGCAGATGGCGCCAAAACCGCCGAAGAGGTCGTTTTCACCGTCTACGCCGACGTCGATCCCTCGCTCTGGCCGGCCGCCATCTGGTCGGTCCGGGCCCAGCTCGCATATCTCGGTGTGCCATCCGGGGAATCGCGACGGGGGTCACAGGGGTTGGATGGACCGTGA
- a CDS encoding acyl-CoA dehydrogenase codes for MNFDLTPEQSDLRDAVSALGRRYGHEYFIGKAKAGEHTTELWAEAGKLGYLGVSIPTEYGGGGGGITELTIVCEELSATGSPLLLLVVSPAIVATILAKHGTEAQRAEFLPRLADGSVLIAFAITEPEAGSNFHRLGTVARRDGDGWVLNGRKCFISGVDHADYVMVVARTEDAASGRLVPALFLMPTDAPGLTRSKLDMEIVSPESQWLLYLDDVRLPGDALVGGGADAGLPALFAGLNPERITVAAMSAGTGRYALDRASRYAATRSVWGRPIGTHQGVAHPLAHAAIQVELARLMVYKAAALYDAGRDLEAGVAANMAKYATADAAALAVDTAIQAHGGNGMTTEYGVATLLGAVRAGRIAPVSREMILNFVSQHVLGQEKSY; via the coding sequence ATGAACTTCGACCTCACCCCCGAGCAGAGCGACCTGCGCGACGCCGTGTCGGCCCTCGGCCGCCGCTACGGCCACGAGTACTTCATCGGCAAGGCCAAGGCCGGCGAGCACACCACCGAGCTGTGGGCCGAGGCCGGCAAGCTCGGCTACCTCGGCGTCAGCATCCCGACCGAGTACGGCGGCGGTGGCGGCGGCATCACCGAGCTGACCATCGTCTGCGAGGAGCTCTCGGCGACCGGCTCGCCGCTGCTCCTGCTGGTCGTCTCGCCGGCGATCGTGGCGACGATCCTGGCCAAGCACGGCACGGAGGCGCAGCGGGCCGAGTTCCTGCCGCGCCTCGCCGACGGTTCTGTGCTCATCGCGTTCGCCATCACCGAACCCGAGGCCGGCTCGAACTTCCACCGGCTCGGCACCGTGGCCCGCCGCGACGGCGACGGCTGGGTGCTCAACGGCCGCAAGTGCTTCATCTCCGGCGTCGACCACGCCGACTACGTGATGGTGGTGGCCCGCACCGAGGACGCGGCATCGGGCCGGCTGGTCCCCGCGCTGTTCCTGATGCCGACCGACGCGCCGGGCCTGACCAGGTCCAAACTGGACATGGAGATCGTCTCGCCGGAGTCGCAGTGGCTGCTCTACCTCGACGACGTGCGGCTGCCGGGTGACGCGCTGGTCGGCGGCGGCGCTGACGCGGGCCTGCCGGCGCTGTTCGCGGGGCTCAACCCGGAGCGGATCACGGTCGCCGCGATGAGCGCGGGCACCGGCCGCTACGCGCTCGACCGGGCGTCGCGCTATGCGGCCACGCGGTCCGTGTGGGGTCGCCCGATCGGCACCCACCAGGGTGTCGCGCATCCGCTGGCGCACGCCGCGATCCAGGTCGAGTTGGCCCGGCTGATGGTCTACAAGGCGGCCGCGCTCTACGACGCGGGTCGCGACCTGGAGGCGGGCGTGGCGGCCAACATGGCCAAATACGCGACCGCCGACGCCGCCGCCCTCGCGGTCGACACGGCGATCCAGGCGCACGGCGGCAACGGCATGACCACGGAGTACGGCGTGGCCACGCTGCTGGGCGCGGTGCGCGCGGGCCGGATCGCGCCGGTCAGCCGCGAGATGATCCTCAACTTCGTCTCGCAGCACGTACTCGGCCAGGAAAAGTCGTACTGA
- a CDS encoding RidA family protein produces the protein MTTPHERLANLGLTLPEVVPPVAAYVPAVQSGNYVYTSGQLPIEGGELLAKGKVGADVTAEQARDLARQCGLNVLAAIDALVGLEYVVKVVKVVGFVASAPGFTGQPTVINGASELFGEVFGEAGRHARSAVGVSELPLDAPVEVEAIVEVATA, from the coding sequence GTGACGACTCCGCACGAGCGCCTCGCCAACCTGGGTCTGACCCTGCCCGAGGTGGTCCCGCCGGTGGCCGCGTACGTGCCGGCCGTGCAATCCGGGAATTACGTCTACACCTCCGGTCAGCTGCCGATCGAGGGCGGCGAGCTGCTGGCCAAGGGCAAGGTCGGCGCCGACGTGACCGCGGAGCAGGCCCGCGATCTGGCCCGGCAGTGCGGCCTCAACGTGCTGGCGGCGATCGACGCCCTGGTCGGCCTCGAGTACGTCGTCAAGGTGGTCAAGGTCGTCGGTTTCGTCGCCTCCGCCCCGGGCTTCACCGGGCAGCCGACCGTGATCAACGGCGCCTCGGAGCTGTTCGGCGAGGTGTTCGGCGAGGCCGGCCGGCACGCCCGCAGCGCCGTCGGTGTCTCGGAGCTGCCGCTGGACGCCCCGGTCGAGGTGGAGGCCATCGTCGAGGTCGCCACCGCCTGA
- a CDS encoding biotin carboxylase N-terminal domain-containing protein, which translates to MIRRLLVANRGEIARRIFASCRLVGIETVAVYSDADADSPHVAEADYAVHLPGNAPTATYLRGDLMIGAARKTGADAIHPGYGFLSENADFAALVTDSGLTWVGPPAKVIATMGSKIEAKQLLADAGIPMLPTWFDPDRVTEFPVLVKASAGGGGRGMRIVHDRESLPDAIASARREAALAFGDGTVFLERYVESARHIEVQVFADNQGTVVPFGERECSIQRRYQKIVEEAPSPVVTPQLREQLCAAAVTAARAVGYVGAGTVEFLVDAVGGGFYFLEMNTRLQVEHGVTELITGFDLVQLQLVVAEGNPLPLNAPPPMRGHAIEVRLCAEDPAANWLPSTGTLHRVHIPQVAGEFKPLAAPGLRLDSGVRDGSVVGVHYDSMLGKLMAWAPTRADAGRLLAGALARAEIHGVATNRDLLVRTLRHPSFRSADIDTAFLERHPEVFAPLLSSVDAVRVSCLAAALAGAAGRRTEATALGTLPSGWRNVPSRSQTTVYDGPAGPVEVGYRLDRSGDLVNWWVRAVDPDDPDLGGLGQPPATDDHPPAQVVSAEPDAVALDVNGIRLLFTVRRVGEVSYVDSPEGSVALQELPRFPLPSAELAEGSLVAPLPGHVSRVMVVPGQRVRPGELLMTLEAMKLEHPVYAPSAGYVASLPVGPGSQVETGAVLAVLSPE; encoded by the coding sequence ATGATCCGCAGACTGCTGGTGGCCAACCGGGGTGAGATCGCCCGCCGGATCTTCGCCTCGTGCCGCCTGGTCGGCATCGAGACGGTCGCCGTCTACTCCGACGCCGACGCCGACTCGCCGCACGTGGCCGAGGCGGACTACGCCGTCCACCTGCCCGGCAACGCGCCGACCGCGACCTACCTGCGCGGCGACCTGATGATCGGCGCCGCGCGCAAGACCGGCGCGGACGCGATCCACCCGGGCTACGGGTTCCTGTCGGAGAACGCCGACTTCGCCGCCCTGGTCACCGACAGCGGGCTGACCTGGGTCGGGCCGCCGGCCAAGGTGATCGCCACGATGGGCTCCAAGATCGAGGCGAAGCAGCTGCTGGCCGACGCCGGCATCCCGATGCTGCCGACCTGGTTCGACCCCGACCGGGTGACCGAGTTCCCGGTGCTGGTCAAGGCGTCCGCCGGTGGCGGCGGGCGCGGCATGCGGATCGTGCACGACCGCGAGTCGCTGCCGGACGCGATCGCCTCGGCCCGGCGCGAGGCGGCGCTGGCGTTCGGCGACGGCACGGTGTTCCTGGAGCGCTACGTCGAGAGCGCCCGGCACATCGAGGTGCAGGTCTTCGCCGACAACCAGGGCACCGTCGTGCCGTTCGGCGAGCGGGAGTGCTCGATCCAGCGGCGCTATCAGAAGATCGTGGAGGAGGCGCCGTCGCCGGTGGTCACGCCGCAGCTGCGCGAGCAGCTCTGCGCGGCCGCGGTCACCGCCGCCCGTGCGGTCGGCTACGTCGGCGCGGGAACCGTCGAGTTCCTGGTGGACGCCGTCGGCGGCGGCTTCTACTTCCTCGAGATGAACACCCGGCTGCAGGTCGAGCACGGCGTCACCGAGCTGATCACCGGCTTCGACCTGGTGCAGCTCCAGCTGGTGGTGGCCGAGGGCAACCCGCTGCCGCTCAACGCGCCGCCGCCGATGCGCGGGCACGCGATCGAGGTGCGGCTGTGCGCCGAGGACCCGGCCGCCAACTGGCTGCCCTCCACCGGCACCCTGCACCGCGTGCACATTCCGCAGGTGGCCGGCGAGTTCAAGCCCCTGGCGGCGCCCGGTCTGCGGCTCGACTCCGGGGTGCGGGACGGCTCGGTCGTCGGCGTCCACTACGACTCGATGCTGGGCAAGCTGATGGCGTGGGCGCCGACCCGGGCCGACGCGGGCCGGTTGCTGGCCGGCGCGCTCGCCCGCGCCGAGATCCACGGCGTGGCGACCAACCGTGACCTGCTCGTGCGTACGCTGCGGCATCCGTCCTTCCGGTCCGCCGACATCGACACGGCGTTCCTGGAGCGGCACCCCGAGGTGTTCGCTCCCCTGCTCTCCTCGGTCGACGCGGTGCGGGTGTCCTGCCTCGCCGCCGCCCTGGCCGGCGCCGCCGGCCGCCGCACCGAGGCCACCGCGCTGGGCACCCTCCCGTCGGGCTGGCGCAACGTGCCGTCCCGATCGCAGACCACGGTGTACGACGGCCCGGCCGGCCCGGTCGAGGTCGGCTACCGGCTGGACCGCAGCGGCGACCTGGTCAACTGGTGGGTCCGCGCCGTCGACCCCGACGACCCGGACCTCGGCGGGCTCGGCCAGCCGCCGGCCACCGACGACCACCCGCCGGCCCAGGTGGTCTCGGCCGAGCCGGACGCGGTCGCCCTCGACGTCAACGGCATCCGGCTGCTGTTCACCGTGCGCCGGGTCGGCGAGGTGTCCTACGTCGACAGTCCCGAGGGCTCGGTCGCGCTGCAGGAGCTGCCCCGGTTCCCGCTGCCGTCGGCCGAGCTGGCCGAGGGCTCGCTGGTCGCGCCGCTGCCCGGGCACGTCAGCCGCGTCATGGTGGTGCCGGGCCAGCGGGTCCGCCCCGGCGAGCTGTTGATGACGCTCGAAGCCATGAAGCTCGAGCACCCCGTGTACGCGCCATCCGCCGGTTATGTCGCCTCGCTGCCGGTCGGTCCCGGCTCGCAGGTGGAGACCGGCGCCGTGCTGGCGGTCCTGAGTCCCGAGTAA